The window AATTAAATCAAAATGTTTAAAAATATATGGCTTACCACGGTTTACCAATGGAAGGCTTGATCCATTTGTGTAATAATCCGTAAAGAAAAATCCTTCTCTGTTTTTTGCCCTTAAATCGCCAGTTTGATAAGAAGCAAAAAATTCAGGTGTTGGAATAGATGTACCAATCCCATCAATTTTTGATACCAAAGGCTGATGCAACGGTAAATAAATAGATTGTAATGGATTACCTGCTCCAGCCGCATCATTGTACTGGATGCCAAAAATATGCTCCACCTTATTGTCGTTTTTCGCGTCATGCAAGGCTGCATATGTAGGAAAGAGGCCAAGCGTAGTCGGATTACTGGTAGAATAATCTACCACTTCTTTTGCTTTATCTGCCGCCAATTTATAATAGGCAACGCCTTTGTTTAACGGCTGACCGGCCATTGTTAAATAAACCTTCGCCAATTCTGATTTTATAGCTGCCGTAGAAACACGTCCACTAGCATCCATAAAAGGCAAACCAGCCGCTTCAGCAGACGTTAAATCACTAACAATCTGATTATACACCTGTTCTTGTGGTGTTCTCGAAGGAGAAAAATTCGGATCATTAGGACCAGAAATGGGTTGTAAAATCAAAGGAACATCACCCCACAAACGCACCAAATAAAAGTAAGACCATGCCCTTAAAAAAGAGGCTTCACCTAAAATTCTTTTCTTTTGGGCAGCATCCATTGGGTTAATACCTGGTACTTTATCCAAAACCAAGTTGGCTTGCGCAATCACTTTATACCAGCCATTCCATGTTTGGTTGATGTGGAGATTACTTCCATCATAAATTAAAGAATACAGGTTATTTAAATCAGAGTTTTGAGCGGTTTCCGTAATCTGGATTCCGGAAGGCGCATCAAGCATTTGCCAATTGTTAGAAAATATACCTGCTCCATTGCCTATAAACCTAATTTCAGAATATACAGCTGCAATGCCAGCCTCAGCATGTTCTGGTAAAGTATAAAAACTTTGTGGTGAAAGATTGGTTGGATCCTTCTCTTCTAAAAACTTTTTACATCCCGAATTACTCATTATTGCCCCTCCAAGAAGCAATAATATGGCGATGCTTTTTATATTTATTTTCATTATAATATCTTTCAGTTAAGTAATATTTACAATCCAATATTTAAGCCCACCATAAACGTAGTTGGTTTTGGATAATCAAAAAATGTTTGTCCCTGTGCAAAAGCATTGCCATAAGTGGTTACTTCAGGGTCGTTACCCGTGTATTTTGTCGCCAGGAAAAAGTTTTGAACCGAGGCATAAACACGTAACCTGTTCAGGCGCAATTTTTCGACCAATGTGCTATTAAAAGTATAACCTAAAAGCAAATTTTTACCTCTGATAAAAGAGCCGTCTTCCAGCCAATGTGTATCTACATTGGTTACATAACCAGCAGATTGATCACGAATAGCGGCAATAGGTGTATTTTGATTTTGTGGTGTCCAAGCATCTAACACACTCGAAAAACTGTTGGCCTGCACTTGTCTATCCTCGCCAGAGTGATGCGTCATATTTAGCACATCATTACCGTATGAATATTGAAGTTCGACAATTAGATCTAAATTTTTATACCTGAAATTATTCGATAAAGAACCCCAACCCTTTGGCATTCCATTTCCAATAATCTGGCGATCTGCATCTGTAATGGCATGGTCGCCATTTACATCAAGGTATTTTATATCGCCAGGTAAAATTGGTTTTCCACCGCGGTAACTTACAAACTTAGCTGCTTCAGTTCTTTCAGCTTCACTCCAGGTACCCAAACGAACCAAGCCCCAAAAAGAGCCTACTGGTTCGCCAACCCGTATAATACCGGTTTGATTGGTGAAATTTGGATTTCCCACGCCAAAAATATCATCAGGCGTTGCTAATGAAAGCACTTTATTTCTGTTCATTGAAATATTGAAACTGGTTTTCCAGGTAAAATCTTTGCTTTGAATGTTGATGGTATTAATGCCTAGATTTAATCCCTTATTTTCCATTGAACCAACATTTTGTCTGATTACAGCATAACCTGTAGTTCGGGGAACGGGAGCATCCAACAACATATCAGTCGTTTTTCTATAGTAGATATCCGCTTCCAGATTTACCCTATTATTGAATAATCCTAGTTCCAAGCCACCATCAAACTGGGCAGTTTTTTCCCAAACTAAATCTGGATTTGCCAATCGGCCGATTCCAATTCCAGTTACTCTTGTATCGTTAATAATTGCAAAATTATTAGCCAAAATGGCTAAAGATTGATAAGCTGGAAGTTCGGAATTACCGCTTAAACCATAACTGGTACGTAGTTTTAAATTTGAAACTGTGGTATTGCCCTTAAGAAAATCTTCATCTGATACCTTCCAGGCTAATGCTGCTGATGGGAAAAATGCATACTTATTGTTCGAACCAAATTTTGATGATCCATCGGCCCTGCCTGTAAAGGTTACCAAATATTTATCTTTAAAACTATAGTTTATCCTTCCAAAATAGGAATTAAACGCATACCTGTTTCTATTGGATCCAACGGTGATGGATTTACTTCCAGACCCTAAATTGTTATCACCAAAAAAATCGGTTACGAAATTTTCTGCATGACCTGTAGAGCTAAAAAAGTTTGTAGCCTGCCAAGAAAGACCTAATAAAGCATTAATAGAATGATCTTCTGCAAAGCGTTTTTTATAGGTTAAATAATTTTCAAAAGACCAGAAGGTTTCCCGATCATTGGTCACATTTGCAGTTCCGTTTTGTCCATCAGAGATACCGTACAACTGTTTTGCATTGTATTCGTTAATATTTCTGCTTACAATATTAGCGCCCAACTGAGAGCGGAATTCTAAATCCTTCGTAAAATTAATTATCGAATAAACGCTTCCAAGTGAGGTTTGCGTGATCATTCCATATTTCTGATCGGTTAAAATGTGAACCGGATTTGAGCCACCTTCGGCCCATGGGATAAGCTTATTATCACCCCAGGTTCCATTATCCAGTTTTACCGGCAGAAAAGGAAAAGCTTCCGTAATCATTCTTACTGAGTTTAAACCACCAGTTCCTTGATCTACAATATTCTCATCCTGATTATTGTAACTTAAATTTCCACCTACTTTTAGCCAAGGCTTAATTTTACTATCAAAATTGAAGCGGCCAGAATAACGTTTTAAATAAGAGTTTAACAACAAACCCTGATCATCACGATAACCTACAAATACGCCATACGTATTGTTATCATTACCACCGGTAAATCCAACTTGATGATTTTGGGATAACTTGTGCTGAATTGATTCTTGCAACCAATCTGTATTGTACAAAGGGTCGCCATTGCTATTAAAAAACTGTGGCAATGAAGCCCTTAATGTTTTTGGTACGGGCGTAGATGCATAAGCACCAGCTGCCCATCCTACCGGATCATAAACCTTAATGTTTTGATAAGCCAAATCCTGAACTTTTACATATTCAAAGGCATCTAACATTTCAACATGGTGTGGCGCCAAGGTATTGATACCAAAATCAGCATCGTAAGTAATGCGCTGACTATTTGGTGTACCTTTTTTTGTTGTGATTAAAATTACGCCATTTGCACCCCTTGCACCATAAATAGCTGTAGAAGATGCATCTTTTAAAACCTCAACCGAAGCAATATCGTTAGGATTAATATAATCAATAGCACTACTATTTTGGGTTTGCGTACCAACAGGCAAGGCAATACCATCAATTACATATAATGGATTATTACTGGTGTTAATGGAACTAAAGCCCCTAATTTTGATGTTTGTTTGTCCGCCTGGTCTACCAGAATTGGTATTAACCTGTACGCCGGCAATACGACCAGCCAAAGCCTGGTTAAGGGATGAAGCCGGACGTTCTTGTAATTCCGTTGCTTTAACAACGCCTACAGATCCCGTTAAATCAGACTTCTTCACCGTACCATAACCCACAACAACTACATCATCTAAATCTGTGTTTGATGATTGCACAAGTTTAATGTTGTAGCTACTTTGATTGCCAACTGTAACAGTTTGTGTTTTGTAGCCGATGTAACTAAAACGAAGTATTTCAGCTGGATTTGCCTCGATACTAAACTTACCACTTCCATCCGTTACGGTTCCTTTGCCTGAAGTTTCATTTTTTACACCAACACCAGGAACGGGTTGATTTTTTTCATCGAGGATGATCCCTGTAACTACTTTTTGCACCTGAACTTGCTGCCACAGCATGTTTCCTTTCAATAGCTCCCCTGATCCTCCCCACTTTGCATCCATTGAAAACGCAGGACTATCCAACAATATTATTGCAGATATGCCCATGATCTTAAGTAAATTAATTCTCATTAGCGGTTTTGTTAAAATTATATTTGATTAGTAATTAGTTTCTGTTTAGGAGTACTAGCTTGCGAAAACATGGGATGCACAAAACATAATGCTCATTTTTGAAATTGCATTTTGCTTAAGGATTTGTTTAACGAGAAAAATTGGGTACAACGGAAATATGGCGGAAGCCAGTTGAAAAGTCTCATAAAAATATATCTGGTTAAACGATTTACTAATCTAAGATAAGAGAATATACAGTCATTTAAAAAGAAGCCTTAGGTAACTTATTTGTTACTAAGCAATATTATTCTCTGATGATTAACTTAGCGGGGATGATAACATGTTGATTATCAATCTTTGTTTTTGAGGAAAGTTGTGTTAAAATCATCTGAATTACCGTTTCGGCAATTTCTTCTAAAGGCTGTTGTACCGTAGAAATACTGGGCGTATGTAGCTCAAAAGCTTCATGCCCATCATAAGCAATAACAGAGAAATCCGGTCCGATTTTTTTCCCGATCTCTTTAAGCACTTTTAATCCGCTTAAGCCTAAATAATTAGTAGAAAAGAAAACTGCATCAATTTTTTGATTTAAAAAAAGGTTTTTAATCTGTTCCCTTGTCGTTATTTCATCCTGATTGAAATGGATTTTCAAGACTAAATCCTCATTATAGGTTACCCCATTATCATTTAAAGCCTTTTTATAACCCTCATAGCGCTCTATAATCTGCTCTACATTAACATCTGTAGTAACCAATGCAATATTTTTTTTGCCTGATTTAATAAAACTTTCTACAGATTGATAAGAAGCATTTAAGTGATCTGCACCAACATAATTGGTATCAAGACCAGGCAGATTTCTATCAAACAAAATTACTGGCTTATTCTCGTTTAGTAATATCTGAATATCTTCTTCTATACCTTTAGTTGGTGAAATAATGTATGCATCCACTTTACGGGACTTAAACATGTTAATTAAATCCTTTGCTTTTTCTACATCATTTTCCGTACTTGAATAAATTATTTTGTAGCCTCTTTTATAGGCTTTATCCTCAATTAATCTGGCTATTGTAGAAAAAAATGAGTTGGAAATGTCTTCAACAATTAATCCGATAATATTAGAATTTCCTGTACGTAAGCTTCGGGCAATCTGATTTGGCTTATAACCACTTTCCTTAATAATGGCTTCTACTTTTTTGATTACCGCCTCACTAATAGATTTTTCTTTTGCCTTGCCATTGATGATAAACGAGACAGTTGTAATGGAAACATTGGCTTTTACGGCGATATCTTTTATAGAGAGCGATTTCATTTTGATGGATTCTACAGGTTATGGAACATTCAAATTTTGGCTAAGATAAAATTAGTTTTCTAAAATTAACGAAACATTGCATCGTATTTATATTGCCTAAAATTTACTTTATAAATCAAAAGGCACCTTTCGAGTGCCTTTTGATTTGGTTAATAACCAGGGTTTTGCGTAAGTTTTGAGTTTAAATCAATTTGCCTTTGCGGAATTGGATACAAGGTTTTAGGTGCTGAAGATGCAGCATGATCCCACCAGGTGCCCGTAGTAAACTTTCCAAAACGAATTAAGTCATCTCTCCTAAATCCTTCGAAGATAAATTCTCTTCCGCGTTCTGCTAAAAGTTCATTTAATGTTAACGTAGTGGTTGTGTATGCTTTTGATGGCCAAACCGCATCAGTAAAGGCTCGTTTTTTCACCGTATTAATTAAATTAACCGCATCAACAGTAGCAACACCACCACTTTTGCGCATTAAAGCTTCTGCTTTAGCAAAATATATCCAGGTTAAACGGTAAATATTCCAATCGGTATTGTTGTAATTTGGATCAGGTTGAACGGCTGTTGTATCTGAGCCATTTACCACAAAACCAGCAATTGAATTCCCTAATCGATATTTATTAAAACGAACTCCACTGTTTTCTTCACCTTCACTCATATTCGAAACGGTAGAATTTGATTTATTTTTTCTGATATTATCTACAAACACCAATGGCAAACCTGCATATTCTACTGTACCTTTAACACTAACTTTAGGGTTCGAAAACATGCTTTGTGCTCCAATTAATAACCACTCTTTCCTGCGTAAATCTTGCGCATCATAAGTTTCATAAACACCTGGAATAACCACCACGCCATCATTACCATTTCTACCACCACCGTAAATATCTCTTTGCGCAAAGTGGAAAAAGTCGGCTGCAAATCCAGGTTCAAAATTAGCCCTCGTATAATCGTAAGCGATAGAAAATATAACTTCTTTTGATAAATCGTTTGTATTTTTAAACTGATCTAAAATGTTAGGATCAAGTGCCATGTTACCATTCTGACCACCGCCTTCATTGTTAATTAATTTATCCGCAGCTGCGATACAATCATCCCAACGTGGTGTGCCTATCCAAGTTTCAGCATTTAAATACAATTCTACTAGCATGGCGTAACCGCCTGCCTGCGTCATTCTACCCAACATTGCTCTTGATAATTTGGGTGCTTTATCGATGTTTTCCCTTATTTCTTTTTCTATAAATGCAAACACATCTTTTCTGCTGGTGGTTGCCGGATAATCAGAAGGAGGTACAGTACCAATTGGGACAGCAGTAGTTATCGGAATATTGCCAAAAAGATCCATTAACTTTAAATAATGAAAAGCCCTTAACAATTTAAGTTCTGATAAATATGAATCTTTCTCAACCTGAGTAATACCCATTTCTGCAATACTTCGAGTTTCTAAGTTTTGAATTGGACTGTTACACAATCCCATTCCCCAATACATCAAATTCCAAGCATTATTATACCCATCTTCATCAACCGTCCAAGTATGGTAATGCAATCTTTTCCATTGCCCACCATCTTCGCCATGCGGTCCTTTTGTTGGCCAAGCCAGCTGATCGCCAGATAGTTCGGCCATTCTCCACCAGCCATTTTGCCCAGCAGGTGCTACCCAAGCATTAGCATGTGTATAAGGTCTTAAAACTGCAGATAAAACTTCGTTTTTATTGGTATAAAATTGATCTGCAGGAATAACATCGTATGCATTTTCATCTAGCTTTGTACAGGAAAATCCTAACCCAACAAGCATAAACAATGCAATATATTTTATATTATTTTTCATATTTTAATGATTAAAAGCCAAGATTTAGGCCGAACATAAATGATCTGGTACTTGGATAAGCATTTCTATTATCTACCCCAGGACCTAATCCTGTATCCAAAACAAAATCAGGATCGTTACCTGTATATCCTGTTATGGTAGCTAAATTTTGCCCAGTTGCATAAACTCTAAAATTTCTAATCACCTTGCTTTTTAACTTAAAGTTATAGCCAATGGTAACTTCATCAATTTTTAGGTTGGTACCATTTTCCAGGTAATAATCAGAATACATATAAGTATCATTGATTTGGCTATATTTTGTAAAGGCTGAACTTAAAAAGTTATTACCACCAATAGAAGGATTGCCATAAGAAAGTGCCGTAGTATTCAAGATTTGGTAATCAAATTTACCTCGTAAAAACACCCTTAAATCCCATTTTTTATAAGCGAAATTGGCTGTATAAGAAGCATAATATTTTGGAATGGCATTACCAATTAAAGCTAAGTCAGTAACATTTGGGTCTTTTGAATTGTTAATTTGATCGTTTTTAACTGCCTGTCCGTTTCTATTAAAAAACAACCATTTACCGTCATTATCAAAACCTGCGAAACGTTTTCCCCAGAATTCACCAAGTGGAGCGCCTTCGTAAGTAGTAATTGCATCGCCTAAAGCACCATTACCACCAATCCCAGCAAAAGTTTTATAACGAACATCAAAAACATCGTTAGAATAGCTAACCAATTTATTGCTTAAAGTACTTCCTGTAAAGTCCATACTAAAGGTAAAATTATCAGTTTTAATGGCCTGATAGCTTAGCGCCAACTCAATACCTTTTGAAGAAATGGTACCAACATTTGCATAAATACCTGATAAAACATAAGGTGGTTGCGGTGTGGTGTATAAATCTAAAAGATCTTTAGTTGTTCTGTTAAATACATCTAAAGCACCAGTTAGTTTACTATTAAACAAGGTAAAATCAGCACCAATATTTATTTCTCGCTTAGTTTCCCATTTCAAATCAGGGTTAACATTAGTTGTAGGTCCGTAGGTTTCTCGGTAGGTATTATCAGGATAAATATACCTTCCACCGCCTCCAAGCACCACTCTTGATGCATTATTGCCAAAGCCAGAGTTTCCGGTTACGCCATAACCAGCACGAAGTTTTAAATAATTAACCCACTTAATATTTTTCATAAAACCTTCGTCTGATATATTCCAACCGGCAGATATTGCTGGGAAATTTCCCCATTTGTTGTTTACGCCAAACCTGGAAGAGCCTTCACGTCTTAAAATTAATTGCAGTAAGTATTTATTATCATATGAATAATTTACTCTTCCAAAAAAGGCAATTAACGTATTATCGTTTTTAAAACTGGTCGCTGTTGCTCTACCATCCGTTAAAGCCAAACCTGTGGTTAAATTATCTTCATGAAATTGATCATTTATGAAGCCGCGGTTGCTAGCCGACTGACCTTCTTCTACATTATACCTGTAACTATAACCTGCTACAGCGGCAATAGAGTGCTTTTCGTTGATGACCGTATTATATTGTAAAGTGGGTTCGAAAGCAAAAGCCTGCGAAAGAAAGTTCCCTTTACTTGCAAAACCGCCACCTGGATAATCAGAATCTTCTACAGAACGCTCCGAGAAAATTGAAGCCCATGCGCCATCGATATAGCTATCTCGCTGAACAGATCCAAAAACAGAACCTCTTAATCCTTTAACAATATCTAAATCTGCTTTAATATCTGCAGAGCTGGTTTGCTGTTGTCGTTTATTTCTTTCCTGCTGCAAACGAGCGAACTGATTGGTACTTTGATTATCAAAATAATAACTTCCATCAGGATTGGTAATTCTTTTAGTTGGATTTTTAACCAGCTCCTCTTCCCATCCACCTCCACCTAAAGTATTGGCGTTATTAAAGTTGGAAGCAA is drawn from Pedobacter mucosus and contains these coding sequences:
- a CDS encoding RagB/SusD family nutrient uptake outer membrane protein, whose amino-acid sequence is MKINIKSIAILLLLGGAIMSNSGCKKFLEEKDPTNLSPQSFYTLPEHAEAGIAAVYSEIRFIGNGAGIFSNNWQMLDAPSGIQITETAQNSDLNNLYSLIYDGSNLHINQTWNGWYKVIAQANLVLDKVPGINPMDAAQKKRILGEASFLRAWSYFYLVRLWGDVPLILQPISGPNDPNFSPSRTPQEQVYNQIVSDLTSAEAAGLPFMDASGRVSTAAIKSELAKVYLTMAGQPLNKGVAYYKLAADKAKEVVDYSTSNPTTLGLFPTYAALHDAKNDNKVEHIFGIQYNDAAGAGNPLQSIYLPLHQPLVSKIDGIGTSIPTPEFFASYQTGDLRAKNREGFFFTDYYTNGSSLPLVNRGKPYIFKHFDLIANGTLGTEGTSRSDLNIPQIRYADILLVYAEAQNRADGAPNAAAYAAVNAIRTRAQLPALSGLAQTQFEVAVWRERWHELCYEGITWFDMLRLRKAYNESTNNFDEFVGHVNKSVNQALQTKNLLFPIPTPEIKNNPKLTQNTGY
- a CDS encoding SusC/RagA family TonB-linked outer membrane protein, encoding MRINLLKIMGISAIILLDSPAFSMDAKWGGSGELLKGNMLWQQVQVQKVVTGIILDEKNQPVPGVGVKNETSGKGTVTDGSGKFSIEANPAEILRFSYIGYKTQTVTVGNQSSYNIKLVQSSNTDLDDVVVVGYGTVKKSDLTGSVGVVKATELQERPASSLNQALAGRIAGVQVNTNSGRPGGQTNIKIRGFSSINTSNNPLYVIDGIALPVGTQTQNSSAIDYINPNDIASVEVLKDASSTAIYGARGANGVILITTKKGTPNSQRITYDADFGINTLAPHHVEMLDAFEYVKVQDLAYQNIKVYDPVGWAAGAYASTPVPKTLRASLPQFFNSNGDPLYNTDWLQESIQHKLSQNHQVGFTGGNDNNTYGVFVGYRDDQGLLLNSYLKRYSGRFNFDSKIKPWLKVGGNLSYNNQDENIVDQGTGGLNSVRMITEAFPFLPVKLDNGTWGDNKLIPWAEGGSNPVHILTDQKYGMITQTSLGSVYSIINFTKDLEFRSQLGANIVSRNINEYNAKQLYGISDGQNGTANVTNDRETFWSFENYLTYKKRFAEDHSINALLGLSWQATNFFSSTGHAENFVTDFFGDNNLGSGSKSITVGSNRNRYAFNSYFGRINYSFKDKYLVTFTGRADGSSKFGSNNKYAFFPSAALAWKVSDEDFLKGNTTVSNLKLRTSYGLSGNSELPAYQSLAILANNFAIINDTRVTGIGIGRLANPDLVWEKTAQFDGGLELGLFNNRVNLEADIYYRKTTDMLLDAPVPRTTGYAVIRQNVGSMENKGLNLGINTINIQSKDFTWKTSFNISMNRNKVLSLATPDDIFGVGNPNFTNQTGIIRVGEPVGSFWGLVRLGTWSEAERTEAAKFVSYRGGKPILPGDIKYLDVNGDHAITDADRQIIGNGMPKGWGSLSNNFRYKNLDLIVELQYSYGNDVLNMTHHSGEDRQVQANSFSSVLDAWTPQNQNTPIAAIRDQSAGYVTNVDTHWLEDGSFIRGKNLLLGYTFNSTLVEKLRLNRLRVYASVQNFFLATKYTGNDPEVTTYGNAFAQGQTFFDYPKPTTFMVGLNIGL
- a CDS encoding LacI family DNA-binding transcriptional regulator, which translates into the protein MKSLSIKDIAVKANVSITTVSFIINGKAKEKSISEAVIKKVEAIIKESGYKPNQIARSLRTGNSNIIGLIVEDISNSFFSTIARLIEDKAYKRGYKIIYSSTENDVEKAKDLINMFKSRKVDAYIISPTKGIEEDIQILLNENKPVILFDRNLPGLDTNYVGADHLNASYQSVESFIKSGKKNIALVTTDVNVEQIIERYEGYKKALNDNGVTYNEDLVLKIHFNQDEITTREQIKNLFLNQKIDAVFFSTNYLGLSGLKVLKEIGKKIGPDFSVIAYDGHEAFELHTPSISTVQQPLEEIAETVIQMILTQLSSKTKIDNQHVIIPAKLIIRE
- a CDS encoding RagB/SusD family nutrient uptake outer membrane protein, whose product is MKNNIKYIALFMLVGLGFSCTKLDENAYDVIPADQFYTNKNEVLSAVLRPYTHANAWVAPAGQNGWWRMAELSGDQLAWPTKGPHGEDGGQWKRLHYHTWTVDEDGYNNAWNLMYWGMGLCNSPIQNLETRSIAEMGITQVEKDSYLSELKLLRAFHYLKLMDLFGNIPITTAVPIGTVPPSDYPATTSRKDVFAFIEKEIRENIDKAPKLSRAMLGRMTQAGGYAMLVELYLNAETWIGTPRWDDCIAAADKLINNEGGGQNGNMALDPNILDQFKNTNDLSKEVIFSIAYDYTRANFEPGFAADFFHFAQRDIYGGGRNGNDGVVVIPGVYETYDAQDLRRKEWLLIGAQSMFSNPKVSVKGTVEYAGLPLVFVDNIRKNKSNSTVSNMSEGEENSGVRFNKYRLGNSIAGFVVNGSDTTAVQPDPNYNNTDWNIYRLTWIYFAKAEALMRKSGGVATVDAVNLINTVKKRAFTDAVWPSKAYTTTTLTLNELLAERGREFIFEGFRRDDLIRFGKFTTGTWWDHAASSAPKTLYPIPQRQIDLNSKLTQNPGY
- a CDS encoding SusC/RagA family TonB-linked outer membrane protein — its product is MKKILFGLSGFLCLILLISPPLYAKAKTESKSLSFYFQQDTTKKDTTKKTPVAKPADSVSVPANPLGGASPVAAPATPAATTTPSAAPSSPAGQKAITGTVLDEKKLGLPGVGIKIQGKTGGSVTQENGKFSINVTSPTDILVFSYIGYQSKSVPAGTGATPLVVNLVPSETQKLDEVVVVGYGTLKTKEVTSSVTHVDTAQFRQSGARNPLDLIQGKVAGLNLTRTSGSNPNSGVNVQLRGAVTVTGSSSPLFVIDGIPGGNPDLLQQDDILSVDVLKDGSGAAIYGTSANAGVILITTKKGKPGAPQFNYSSYFRKEFIQNRLDFLTVDQFRARINSGQLDAVDYGGNEDLYGSLVNKDNLSQNHNISLSGGTDKTNYRASLNYRDLQGIGLENGRKEYTVRLNVNQKGLNDKLNVQMNLASNFNNANTLGGGGWEEELVKNPTKRITNPDGSYYFDNQSTNQFARLQQERNKRQQQTSSADIKADLDIVKGLRGSVFGSVQRDSYIDGAWASIFSERSVEDSDYPGGGFASKGNFLSQAFAFEPTLQYNTVINEKHSIAAVAGYSYRYNVEEGQSASNRGFINDQFHEDNLTTGLALTDGRATATSFKNDNTLIAFFGRVNYSYDNKYLLQLILRREGSSRFGVNNKWGNFPAISAGWNISDEGFMKNIKWVNYLKLRAGYGVTGNSGFGNNASRVVLGGGGRYIYPDNTYRETYGPTTNVNPDLKWETKREINIGADFTLFNSKLTGALDVFNRTTKDLLDLYTTPQPPYVLSGIYANVGTISSKGIELALSYQAIKTDNFTFSMDFTGSTLSNKLVSYSNDVFDVRYKTFAGIGGNGALGDAITTYEGAPLGEFWGKRFAGFDNDGKWLFFNRNGQAVKNDQINNSKDPNVTDLALIGNAIPKYYASYTANFAYKKWDLRVFLRGKFDYQILNTTALSYGNPSIGGNNFLSSAFTKYSQINDTYMYSDYYLENGTNLKIDEVTIGYNFKLKSKVIRNFRVYATGQNLATITGYTGNDPDFVLDTGLGPGVDNRNAYPSTRSFMFGLNLGF